The Stomoxys calcitrans chromosome 3, idStoCalc2.1, whole genome shotgun sequence genome includes a region encoding these proteins:
- the LOC106086001 gene encoding uncharacterized protein LOC106086001: protein MGAPENFFDVLGKWNITILNVLFIALSFLMVFFGALMALMEAKLPIGVKQFFRYGKHAYNSKKKNKLMSSLEVPKSWFSHFYIFALIFSWFSLFLVVQVTLFGKALPKYMETFLDYVAGGQSRKVLIDSNACLITMTLMCLQCSRRFYETNFVQIFSKKNKINVGHYFVGYLHYFGAILAVMANAEGFSRESSSSEVNFSKISLVQYFAIGLFLFSWWYQYQSNIILVNLRTDGKTGRVATEKHLLPKGGFFELVSSPHMLFEIGLYVALLVGFLSQSITWWLVVFWVISNQVYNAVCTQSWYKETFKNYPKHRKAIIPFMLYSGTLLFGYHQFVCMYVYLLTAVKAGIYIHIKKQFYFNSDSLQNFENFKLFNMIFDYFEYILKNKINLIHTIFIGFTIIIVVNGSLINLMEPLLPVFIRQSFRYGKHKHIGSKDALVSMIEIPKSWFSHFYVFAFSWALWALYLVLKGIIMHTTAPDYVIQFLDLVGGGTEARKVLIDSNTALIAAVLMTLQCARRFYETNFVQIFSKKSKINLSHYIVGYLHYFGAILALLLNTEGFVKGSMPSTFSFRKITLFQYACLFLFHFSWSQQYKSNMILVNLRKDAKTGKVETEKHLLPTGGFFNIVSSPHMLFEVLMYAALLGIMANSFTWKLIVIWVCSNQLMNALLTHKWYKENFKNYPKHRKALIPFIL, encoded by the exons GGTGTTAAACAGTTCTTCCGCTATGGCAAACACGCAtacaattcgaaaaagaaaaacaaactcaTGTCAAGCTTGGAAGTACCGAAATCTTGGTTTTCCCATTTCTATATCTTCGCTCTGATCTTTTCGTGGTTTTCATTGTTTTTGGTCGTGCAAGTGACGTTATTTGGAAAAGCATTACCAAAATATATGGAAACATTTCTAGACTATGTTGCCGGAGGTCAAAGTCGAAAAGTGCTTATCGACTCCAATGCATGTTTGATTACCATGACCCTTATGTGTTTACAATGTTCAAGGCGATTCTACGAAActaattttgtgcaaattttctctaaaaagaataaaatcaaTGTAGGCCATTATTTTGTGGGTTATTTGCATTACTTTGGGGCGATACTTGCTGTTATGGCTAATGCTGAAGGTTTTTCCAGAG AATCCTCATCATCtgaagtaaatttttcaaaaatctctTTGGTACAATACTTTGCCATTGGTTTATTCCTATTCAGCTGGTGGTATCAGTACCAGTCCAATATTATTTTGGTTAATTTGCGAACGGATGGAAAAACTGGGAGAGTGGCGACCGAGAAACATTTACTGCCAAAAGGCGGCTTTTTTGAATTGGTATCGTCTCCCCACATGTTATTCGAAATTGGCTTGTATGTTGCTCTGTTAGTGGGATTCTTATCACAAAGTATTACATGGTGGCTGGTCGTTTTTTGGGTTATCAGCAATCAG gTTTATAATGCTGTTTGCACTCAATCTTGGTATAAGGAAACATTCAAGAACTACCCAAAACATCGCAAAGCAATTATACCAtttat GTTGTACTCTGGTACTCTGCTATTTGGTTATCACCAattcgtatgtatgtatgtgtatctGTTAACAGCGGTGAAAGCTGGTATTTATATCCACATTAAAAAacagttttattttaattccgATAGCTTAcaaaactttgaaaattttaaattattcaaTATGATCTTTGATTATTTTGAATatattcttaaaaataaaataaatttaatccaTACAATATTCATTGGGTTTACCATTATAATTGTTGTGAATGGCTCCCTTATCAATTTAATGGAACCACTGTTGCCGGTCTTTATAAGACAATCATTTCGTTATGGAAAGCATAAGCATATTGGTTCGAAGGATGCCCTAGTTTCTATGATTGAAATACCAAAATCATGGTTTAGTCACTTTTATGTGTTTGCTTTCTCATGGGCATTATGGGCCTTATATTTGGTGCTTAAAGGTATCATCATGCACACAACTGCTCCAGATTACGTTATTCAATTTTTGGACCTTGTTGGAGGTGGCACAGAAGCTCGAAAAGTTCTTATAGATTCCAATACCGCTCTTATAGCAGCTGTATTAATGACTCTGCAGTGTGCCCGTCGATTTTACgagacaaattttgtacagattttttctaagaaaagtAAGATTAATCTATCGCACTACATTGTTGGTTATTTACATTATTTTGGTGCAATACTGGCATTGCTGCTCAATACCGAGGGTTTTGTAAAAG gTTCTATGCCATCCACGTTCAGCTTTAGGAAAATCACTTTATTCCAATACGCTTGTCTCTTCCTGTTCCATTTCAGTTGGTCTCAGCAATACAAATCAAATATGATATTGGTTAATTTGCGCAAAGATGCTAAGACTGGAAAAGTTGAAACTGAAAAGCATCTGCTTCCCACTGGGGGCTTTTTTAATATTGTTTCATCACCACACATGTTATTCGAAGTTCTTATGTATGCTGCATTGCTAGGCATAATGGCGAACAGTTTCACCTGGAAGCTTATCGTCATATGGGTTTGTAGCAATCAG TTGATGAATGCTTTATTAACACATAAATGGtacaaggaaaattttaagaactaTCCAAAACACCGTAAGGCTTTAATACCATTCATTTTATGA
- the LOC106086002 gene encoding tumor suppressor candidate 3 yields MKVVCKTLLFAVVLISCFFILNTSAQNKQKSGLSLSEKVQNLMDMNNKKALLRFNGQKFKEYVKNSPRNYSMIVMLTALAPSRQCQICRHAHDEFQIVAQSYRFSPVYSNKLFFAMVDFDEGSDVFQMLRLNTAPVFMHFPAKGKPKGADTMDIHRVGFAADAIGKFIAERTDIQIRIFRPPNYSGTVAMVTLAALVGGFLYMRRNNLEFLYNKSIWGAIAVFFCFTMISGQMWNHIRGPPLVHKSQNGGVAYIHGSSQGQLVVETYIVLGLNALIFFGMLLLTESGSQTDPRKGRIMSVVGLSLLAIFFSFLLSVFRSKAQGYPYSFLFK; encoded by the exons ATGAAAGTTGTTTGCAAAACATTGCTGTTTGCAGTGGTGCTGATTTCATGCTTTTTTATATTGAACACATCGgctcaaaataaacaaaaa TCTGGCCTTTCGTTATCAGAAAAGGTACAAAACCTCATGGATATGAATAACAAGAAAGCTCTTCTGCGTTTCAATGGTCAAAAGTTTAAGGAATATGTCAAAAATTCACCCCGTAACTACTCTATGATTGTTATGTTGACAGCATTGGCTCCCTCCAGGCAATGTCAGATATGTAGACATGCCCATGATGAATTTCAAATCGTGGCCCAATCCTATCGTTTCTCACCTGTATATTCTAACAAGTTATTCTTTGCTATGGTTGATTTCGATGAAGGTTCCGATGTTTTCCAAATGCTACGTTTAAATACAGCCCCCGTATTCATGCATTTTCCAGCAAAAGGTAAGCCCAAAGGTGCTGATACCATGGATATACATCGTGTGGGCTTTGCTGCCGATGCTATTGGAAAATTTATAGCTGAGCGTACCGATATACAAATTCGCATTTTCCGACCACCAAACTACTCCGGTACCGTGGCTATGGTTACGCTGGCAGCTTTGGTTGGTGGATTCCTCTATATGAGACGGAACAATTTAGAATTTCTATATAACAAATCAATATGGGGTGCAATAGCTGTATTCTTCTGCTTTACCATGATTTCTGGTCAAATGTGGAATCATATTCGTGGACCACCACTTGTGCACAAATCTCAAAATGGAGGAGTAGCTTACATTCATGGATCTTCTCAGGGTCAGTTGGTGGTAGAAACTTATATTGTTTTGGGCTTAA ATGCTCTAATATTTTTTGGAATGTTGCTGCTTACTGAGTCAGGCAGTCAAACTGATCCACGCAAAGGTAGAATTATGTCTGTTGTTGGATTGTCGCTATTGGCCATCTTCTTTTCATTCCTGCTGTCGGTTTTCCGTTCTAAGGCTCAAGGTTATCCATATAGCTttttatttaaatga
- the LOC106085984 gene encoding N6-adenosine-methyltransferase non-catalytic subunit, whose amino-acid sequence MSDVLKSSQERSRKRKQLLAQTLGLSSVDELKIALGNNDLSNGSNLSSTSFGANASVVHNNQRSQEADDVTVSKKTPGEIIYRDSSTFLKGTQSSNPHNDYCQHFVDTGQRPQNFIRDVGLADRFEEYPKLRELIRLKDKLIQDTASAPMYLKADLKSLDLKTLGTKFDVILIEPPLEEYARAAPSVATVGGAPRVFWNWDEILNLDVGEIAAHRSFVFLWCGSSEGLDMGRNCLKKWGFRRCEDICWIRTNINKPGHSKQLEPKAVFQRTKEHCLMGIKGTVRRSTDGDFIHANVDIDLIISEEDEFGSFEKPIEIFHIIEHFCLGRRRLHLFGRDSSIRPGWLTVGPELTNSNFNAELYQTYFAEAPATGCTTRIESLRPKSPPANSKIIRGRGGRGFSRGRGRGR is encoded by the exons ATGAGTGACGTATTGAAAAGCTCCCAGGAGCGTTCACGCAAACGTAAACAGCTGTTGGCACAGACC TTGGGTCTGTCTAGTGTCGATGAACTTAAGATTGCATTGGGAAACAATGATTTAAGCAATGGATCCAACCTCAGCTCTACCAGTTTTGGAGCTAATGCCAGTGTTGTACACAACAATCAAAGGTCGCAGGAGGCCGATGATGTTACAGTATCGAAGAAGACACCAGGAGAAATTATATATAGAGATTCTTCAACTTTTTTGAAG GGAACACAGTCATCGAATCCTCACAATGACTACTGCCAGCACTTTGTCGATACAGGTCAAAGACCCCAGAATTTTATACGAGATGTTGGTTTAGCTGACCGATTTGAGGAGTATCCCAAGCTAAGAGAGCTAATTCGTCTAAAGGACAAGTTAATACAGGACACAGCTTCCGCACCGATGTATTTAAAGGCCGACTTAAAAAGTCTTGATTTAAAGACGCTTGGAACTAAATTTGATGTCATACTCATTGAACCGCCACTTGAAGAATACGCACGGGCAGCTCCTTCAGTGGCCACAGTAGGTGGTGCGCCCAGAGTATTTTGgaattgggatgaaattctgA ATCTTGATGTGGGAGAAATTGCGGCCCATCGTTCATTTGTCTTTCTGTGGTGTGGCTCATCAGAAGGTTTAGACATGGGTCGTAATTGTTTAAAGAAATGGGGATTCAGACGTTGTGAAGATATCTGCTGGATACGTACTAACATAAACAAGCCTGGCCATTCAAAGCAATTGGAGCCTAAAGCCGTATTTCAACGTACAAAAGAACATTGCCTAATGGGTATTAAAGGTACGGTAAGACGATCCACCGATGGCGATTTCATACATGCCAATGTAGATATTGATCTTATAATCTCGGAAGAAGATGAGTTTGGCTCCTTTGAAAAACCCATTGAGATTTTCCATATTATTGAGCATTTTTGTCTCGGCCGTCGTCGATTACATTTGTTTGGTAGAGACTCAAGCATACGTCCCGGTTGGCTTACCGTGGGACCAGAATTGACAAATTCTAATTTTAACGCCGAACTCTATCAAACTTATTTCGCTGAAGCTCCTGCTACTGGTTGTACTACTCGCATTGAGTCATTACGGCCTAAAAGCCCCCCAGCAAACAGCAAAATTATACGTGGCAGAGGAGGCCGTGGTTTTTCACGTGGACGCGGAAGGGGAAGATAG
- the LOC106085986 gene encoding coiled-coil domain-containing protein 97: MTTDTDDGKESDNHQATTTNTTNLPQEIMDILEHLSLNSKIVFKSQQRGEKELLPSEKVKLALDIYQRNPQTFLMRFGNYMEENHLNDFARLSIADSDEEMYALVKDYQRKIKTRQQDIKNRRYVALQKLIDEGEFFSEQEMMKREPELYHELIGQHLSAEEKQKRDSYDVRNTTFSGILMHSLEQKEISEIMEKAENQIECHSDDSLEKEVKVQDNAKKEDEEVPMSYRQQWGNFDNEQQACSSSRVENRRVTKDSRKKVVTSGQLITADERELLRQEFISQMHEQFLSGKADFDYTTVDDNTEFDDLKILNQDREDKYFEESDDEDYQVPDQVNQYVKPMDQSGEESEDELEVFMDHLNKHHSLQK; this comes from the coding sequence ATGACAACTGATACTGATGATGGAAAAGAGAGTGACAACCATCAAGCAACAACCACCAATACAACAAATCTGCCGCAAGAAATCATGGATATATTGGAACATCTCAGCTTGAATTCGAAAATAGTGTTTAAATCACAACAAAGAGGAGAAAAGGAGCTGCTCCCATCTGAAAAGGTTAAACTTGCTTTAGACATCTATCAAAGGAATCCACAAACATTTCTTATGCGTTTCGGCAATTATATGGAAGAAAACCACCTGAATGATTTTGCTCGGCTTTCCATAGCTGACAGCGATGAAGAAATGTACGCACTGGTCAAAGATTACCAACGTAAGATAAAAACAAGACAACAGGATATCAAAAATCGAAGATACGTTGCATTGCAAAAACTTATTGATGAAGGTGAATTCTTCAGTGAACAGGAGATGATGAAAAGAGAACCGGAATTGTATCACGAACTTATTGGTCAACATTTGAGTgctgaagaaaaacaaaagcgCGACAGTTACGATGTAAGGAATACAACATTTTCCGGCATTTTAATGCATAGCTTAGAACAAAAGGAAATTTCTGAAATTATGGAAAAAGCTGAAAACCAAATTGAATGTCATTCAGATGATTCACTCGAAAAAGAAGTCAAAGTGCAGGATAATGCAAAAAAAGAGGATGAAGAAGTGCCAATGAGTTACCGACAACAATGGGGGAATTTTGATAATGAACAACAAGCATGCTCATCGAGTAGAGTTGAAAATAGGAGGGTAACAAAAGATTCTAGGAAGAAAGTGGTTACATCAGGACAGCTAATAACGGCTGATGAAAGAGAACTTTTACGCCAGGAGTTTATTAGCCAAATGCATGAGCAATTTCTAAGTGGAAAGGCTGACTTTGATTACACGACTGTCGACGATAATACCGAATTTGATGATCTAAAAATTCTCAATCAAGATAGGGAAGATAAGTATTTTGAAGAAAGTGATGACGAAGATTATCAAGTGCCAGATCAAGTGAACCAATATGTCAAACCAATGGACCAAAGTGGTGAAGAATCCGAAGATGAACTTGAAGTTTTTATGGATCATCTAAATAAACACCATagcttacaaaaataa